From Pseudonocardia autotrophica, one genomic window encodes:
- a CDS encoding DUF899 family protein has product MTTTNDPRPAQPGRPPVVDAATWQAARDELLVREKAHTRAGDALAAARRRLPMVEFDGTVEIVGAGGPVPFLDLFQGRDELVVYKHMWWDGAPHQGQCEGCTTTAWSLRDASYLNARGVSFAVLTTGRWDEVAPFLDFMGYTQPWYSVRSIDGPAGGDMGHLTAYLRDGDRTFLTYSTTGRGNEPASSTFGLLDMTPYGRREAWEDTPRGWPEGDHACWYWRTDVDGHPTWGPTGRPVPQWTRPGVTPEDTLGRDSTG; this is encoded by the coding sequence GTGACGACTACGAACGACCCGAGGCCCGCGCAGCCCGGCCGCCCGCCGGTGGTCGACGCGGCCACCTGGCAGGCCGCCCGCGACGAGCTCCTGGTCCGGGAGAAGGCCCACACCCGCGCCGGTGACGCCCTCGCCGCGGCGCGGCGCCGGCTGCCGATGGTGGAGTTCGACGGGACCGTCGAGATCGTCGGGGCCGGCGGCCCGGTCCCGTTCCTCGACCTGTTCCAGGGCCGCGACGAGCTCGTCGTCTACAAGCACATGTGGTGGGACGGCGCCCCGCACCAGGGACAGTGCGAGGGCTGCACGACCACGGCCTGGAGCCTGCGCGACGCGTCCTACCTCAACGCCCGCGGCGTCTCGTTCGCCGTCCTCACCACGGGCCGGTGGGACGAGGTCGCCCCGTTCCTCGACTTCATGGGCTACACCCAGCCCTGGTACTCGGTGCGCAGCATCGACGGCCCGGCCGGCGGCGACATGGGCCACCTGACCGCCTACCTGCGCGACGGCGACCGCACCTTCCTCACCTACTCCACGACGGGCCGCGGCAACGAGCCCGCCAGCAGCACGTTCGGACTGCTGGACATGACGCCGTACGGCCGTCGCGAGGCCTGGGAGGACACCCCGCGGGGATGGCCGGAGGGCGACCACGCGTGCTGGTACTGGCGCACCGACGTCGACGGCCACCCGACCTGGGGCCCGACCGGGCGTCCCGTGCCACAGTGGACCCGCCCCGGCGTGACCCCCGAGGACACCCTCGGCCGGGATTCCACCGGGTGA
- a CDS encoding FAD-dependent oxidoreductase: MRVVICGGGIAGCALALGLRRAGIDSRVLEARDAPSPEAGAFLTVAPNGMLALAALGLQGVVPAAGGEAVSGIEFHNAGGRRIARLDGSGDRARYGETSHLLRRGLLHEQLLSAVADAGIPVEFGAPVEAVRETPDGVTALLADGREVTGDVLVGADGIRSAVRTSVWPAAPAPAYSGIVDCGGWAPVELPDTPMQQMYFGHRAFFGFVVRSGTAYWFSNMPGPEPDRGSPEAADPAARLARVRLLHAADPAPVRRVLESATGAIGTWPIHDLPDLATWHTARVVVIGDAAHAADPSVGQGASLALEDAVILARALRDAPDPAAALTAFATTRRERVRTVVAMGRRIGTRKASSAWASRFRDLTLPMFLRMGAAATHEQYSYRAGEVDPLADSAVPRRSDRPGVGR, from the coding sequence GTGCGGGTCGTGATCTGTGGCGGCGGGATCGCCGGGTGCGCGCTGGCGTTGGGGCTGCGCCGGGCGGGCATCGACAGCCGGGTGCTGGAGGCCCGCGACGCTCCGTCGCCGGAGGCGGGGGCGTTCCTGACCGTCGCCCCGAACGGGATGCTGGCGCTCGCCGCGCTGGGGCTGCAGGGCGTCGTCCCGGCGGCCGGCGGGGAGGCGGTGTCGGGCATCGAGTTCCACAACGCCGGCGGGCGGCGCATCGCCCGGCTGGACGGGAGCGGTGACCGGGCGCGGTACGGGGAGACGAGCCACCTCCTCCGGCGCGGTCTGCTGCACGAACAGCTGCTCTCCGCCGTGGCGGACGCGGGGATCCCCGTCGAGTTCGGAGCGCCGGTCGAGGCCGTGCGCGAGACCCCGGACGGGGTGACCGCCCTGCTCGCCGACGGCCGCGAGGTCACCGGCGACGTGCTGGTCGGCGCGGACGGGATCCGGTCCGCCGTCCGCACCTCGGTGTGGCCCGCCGCGCCCGCGCCGGCCTACTCCGGGATCGTCGACTGCGGTGGCTGGGCGCCGGTCGAGCTGCCCGACACGCCGATGCAGCAGATGTACTTCGGGCACCGGGCGTTCTTCGGGTTCGTGGTCCGCAGCGGGACGGCCTACTGGTTCAGCAACATGCCGGGGCCCGAGCCGGACCGCGGGTCCCCCGAGGCGGCGGACCCGGCCGCCCGGCTGGCCCGCGTTCGTCTGCTGCACGCCGCCGATCCTGCCCCAGTGCGCCGGGTGCTGGAGTCGGCGACCGGTGCGATCGGGACCTGGCCGATCCACGACCTGCCCGACCTCGCCACGTGGCACACCGCCCGCGTCGTCGTGATCGGGGACGCGGCACATGCGGCCGACCCCAGCGTCGGGCAGGGGGCGAGCCTGGCCCTGGAGGACGCGGTGATCCTCGCCCGCGCACTGCGCGACGCCCCGGACCCGGCCGCCGCGCTGACCGCCTTCGCGACCACGCGACGGGAGCGGGTGCGCACGGTCGTGGCGATGGGGCGCCGGATCGGGACCCGCAAGGCGTCGTCGGCGTGGGCGAGCCGGTTCCGGGACCTGACACTGCCGATGTTCCTGCGGATGGGCGCGGCCGCGACCCACGAGCAGTACTCCTACCGGGCCGGGGAGGTCGACCCGCTCGCGGACTCGGCCGTTCCCCGTCGGTCGGACCGGCCGGGAGTCGGGCGGTGA
- a CDS encoding TetR/AcrR family transcriptional regulator: MPVGERAGRRTQQERREYTGSALLTAAADLVVESGVRALTLARVGERAGYSRGIVTHHFGSKRALLDALARATQSGFVPGLADTAPGLERLLLLVRGYVGALGDLGPMNRAFLLLWAEAVTDPELSETFRERDHRFRADLRSDVEAGVESGSVRSDVDPDEVAVALLGQLRGIALQVLLDPDAVDTRRLAPVVAEQWRRVLETGAGEV; the protein is encoded by the coding sequence ATGCCAGTGGGGGAGCGGGCCGGGCGGCGCACGCAGCAGGAGCGACGGGAGTACACCGGATCGGCGCTGCTCACCGCCGCCGCGGATCTGGTCGTCGAGTCGGGGGTGCGGGCGCTGACCCTGGCCCGGGTCGGCGAGCGGGCCGGCTACAGCCGGGGCATCGTCACCCATCACTTCGGCTCGAAGCGGGCGTTGCTCGACGCGCTGGCCCGGGCGACGCAGAGCGGTTTCGTCCCGGGCCTCGCCGACACCGCGCCCGGGCTGGAGCGGTTGCTGCTGCTGGTGCGCGGCTACGTCGGTGCCCTGGGTGATCTCGGCCCGATGAACCGGGCTTTCCTGTTGCTGTGGGCCGAGGCGGTCACCGACCCCGAGCTGTCGGAGACCTTCCGGGAACGCGACCACAGGTTCCGTGCCGACCTGCGCTCCGATGTCGAGGCCGGCGTCGAGTCGGGTTCCGTCCGCTCCGACGTCGATCCGGACGAGGTCGCCGTGGCACTACTGGGGCAGTTGCGGGGCATCGCGTTGCAGGTCCTGCTCGACCCCGACGCCGTGGACACGCGGCGGCTCGCCCCCGTCGTCGCGGAGCAGTGGCGCCGGGTGCTGGAGACGGGGGCCGGCGAGGTCTGA
- a CDS encoding alpha/beta fold hydrolase: MTRTPAVFVHGNPETAAIWAPLLRELDRDDVTCLSPPGFGAPLPDDFGATVTDYRDWLIGELEAFDEPVDLVGHDWGGGHVVGVAMTRPDLLRSWVSDAVGLFDPDYVWHDLAREWQTPGRGETAVADRFGAPLSERVESLVGRGISRPVAEQVAAGQDEAMGRAVLTLYRSAVQPAMARLGEHLHRAAERPGLAVIATADHVGGGETLRQRSATRAGAATAVLPGLGHWWMDQDPQLGARTLATFWNSPGS, translated from the coding sequence GTGACCCGGACGCCGGCCGTGTTCGTCCACGGCAATCCCGAGACCGCCGCGATCTGGGCGCCGCTGCTGCGCGAGCTCGACCGCGACGACGTGACGTGCCTGTCCCCGCCCGGCTTCGGCGCCCCGCTGCCCGACGACTTCGGTGCGACCGTCACCGACTACCGGGACTGGCTGATCGGCGAGCTCGAGGCGTTCGACGAGCCGGTCGACCTCGTCGGGCACGACTGGGGCGGCGGGCACGTCGTCGGGGTCGCCATGACCCGGCCGGACCTGCTCCGCAGCTGGGTCAGCGACGCGGTCGGACTCTTCGACCCCGACTACGTCTGGCACGATCTCGCGCGGGAATGGCAGACGCCCGGTCGCGGCGAGACCGCGGTCGCCGACCGCTTCGGCGCACCGCTGAGCGAGCGGGTCGAATCCCTGGTCGGGCGTGGCATCAGCCGACCGGTCGCCGAGCAGGTCGCGGCCGGGCAGGACGAGGCGATGGGACGCGCGGTCCTCACGCTCTACCGCTCCGCCGTCCAGCCCGCGATGGCCCGGCTCGGTGAGCACCTGCACCGCGCCGCCGAGCGCCCCGGCCTGGCCGTCATCGCCACCGCCGACCACGTCGGCGGTGGCGAAACCCTGCGACAGCGATCCGCGACGAGGGCCGGCGCCGCGACCGCCGTGCTCCCCGGGCTGGGTCACTGGTGGATGGACCAGGACCCGCAGCTCGGAGCCCGGACGCTGGCGACATTCTGGAACTCGCCGGGGTCCTGA
- a CDS encoding DUF3887 domain-containing protein, with amino-acid sequence MTEKLTEAARVLRSRTDALLAARVLTQERDWAGSIEQALHVRSAADDVVRVVVQQAREGGATWQVVGDALGVSRQAAFQRYGKPIDPRTGNPMNTTPLPAAADLATSTIEDLVAGRWSRVTAEFDPAMRDGLSEDSLAAAWAQIIGLSGAFEEHGAPDVTRAGDVTITNTRLSMEAGEYTARITYRDDRSIAGLFLLPEGAA; translated from the coding sequence GTGACCGAGAAATTGACAGAGGCGGCGCGGGTGCTGCGAAGCCGTACCGATGCCCTTCTCGCGGCACGTGTCCTGACGCAGGAGCGGGACTGGGCCGGCTCGATCGAGCAGGCCCTGCACGTCCGTTCGGCCGCCGACGACGTCGTGCGAGTCGTCGTGCAGCAGGCCCGAGAGGGCGGCGCCACGTGGCAGGTCGTCGGCGATGCGCTCGGTGTGAGCAGGCAGGCAGCGTTCCAGCGCTACGGAAAGCCCATCGACCCCAGAACAGGAAACCCCATGAACACCACGCCGCTCCCCGCTGCCGCCGACCTGGCGACGTCGACGATCGAGGATCTGGTGGCCGGGCGCTGGTCACGGGTGACCGCAGAGTTCGATCCGGCCATGCGCGACGGCCTGTCGGAGGATTCACTCGCCGCCGCATGGGCGCAGATCATCGGCCTGTCCGGGGCCTTCGAGGAACACGGAGCACCGGACGTCACCCGCGCCGGGGACGTGACGATCACCAACACCCGGCTCTCGATGGAAGCGGGCGAGTACACCGCCCGAATCACCTACCGCGACGACCGGAGCATCGCCGGGTTGTTCCTTCTCCCGGAGGGTGCGGCGTGA
- a CDS encoding IS630 family transposase: protein MARQPEVFVRELDPADAERLVKITRTARDRVRLRRAGIVLASVQGRSATEAAAMFAATAQYAREVIHAFNEKGFAGLDPKWSGGRPRRFGPDARELICRVARTPPQDLKLPFTTWSLTKLVAHLRERHRIVGSTETVRQVLRDAGVRWQATKTWKTSRDPEFTVKMNRILELYDQAAAGQIPDGGRVICVDEFGPLNLQPRPGRGWFPSGRPARLRATYNRVGGVRHVFGALDLASGQMFYRFRDPKRWQEFLAFLKQLRARFPTGRLHVVCDNFSPHRKAQVADWCAGHDVELVFTPTNASWLNWIECEFTALRYFTLDGSDYPSHTAQEASIAGYIRWANRHATPKRHFAPESKIRRPDYLPNVA from the coding sequence ATGGCTCGACAGCCTGAGGTGTTCGTCCGGGAGTTGGACCCGGCCGACGCGGAGCGTCTGGTGAAGATCACCAGGACTGCGCGGGACCGGGTCCGACTGCGCCGGGCGGGGATCGTGCTGGCCTCGGTGCAGGGCCGCAGCGCCACCGAGGCGGCGGCGATGTTCGCCGCCACGGCCCAGTACGCGCGGGAGGTGATCCACGCGTTCAACGAGAAGGGGTTCGCCGGGCTGGACCCAAAATGGAGCGGGGGCCGACCCCGTAGGTTCGGCCCCGATGCCCGCGAGCTGATCTGCCGGGTCGCCCGCACCCCGCCGCAGGACCTCAAGTTGCCGTTCACCACGTGGAGCCTGACCAAGCTGGTCGCCCACCTGCGCGAGCGGCATCGGATCGTGGGGAGCACCGAGACCGTGCGTCAGGTCCTGCGCGATGCCGGTGTGCGCTGGCAGGCCACCAAGACCTGGAAGACCAGTCGGGACCCGGAGTTCACCGTGAAGATGAACCGGATCCTGGAGCTCTATGACCAGGCCGCAGCCGGGCAGATCCCCGACGGTGGGCGCGTTATCTGCGTCGATGAGTTCGGGCCGCTGAACCTGCAGCCCCGACCAGGGCGGGGATGGTTCCCCAGCGGGCGACCAGCGCGGCTGCGCGCGACCTACAACCGCGTCGGCGGGGTGCGGCACGTGTTCGGGGCACTGGATCTGGCCTCGGGCCAGATGTTCTACCGGTTCCGGGACCCGAAGCGCTGGCAGGAGTTCCTCGCCTTCCTCAAGCAGCTGCGTGCCCGGTTCCCGACCGGACGGCTGCATGTCGTGTGCGACAACTTCTCCCCGCACCGCAAGGCTCAGGTCGCCGACTGGTGCGCCGGCCACGACGTCGAGTTGGTGTTCACCCCGACCAACGCCTCGTGGTTGAACTGGATCGAGTGCGAGTTCACGGCGCTGCGCTACTTCACCCTCGACGGCAGCGACTACCCCTCCCACACCGCCCAAGAAGCCTCGATCGCCGGCTACATCCGGTGGGCCAACAGACACGCGACCCCGAAACGGCACTTCGCCCCCGAGTCCAAGATCCGCAGACCGGATTACCTACCGAACGTTGCCTGA
- a CDS encoding MarR family winged helix-turn-helix transcriptional regulator: MSGESTASTEQDDMSTDGTAAPPASSDDDRHDVVERLSLAGRRQSTAMVLFHHNLAARLGLSATDEKVLELITRHGSLTPKELAARTGLAPASISAVLDRLESRSLLRRERNADDRRSFRVVPDPEHVRAVGALFTELLTELDQLYARYSTEDLRTVLGFVEAATGIQERAARNLGEERYSNRPGR, encoded by the coding sequence ATGAGCGGAGAGTCAACCGCGTCAACCGAGCAGGACGACATGAGCACCGACGGCACCGCCGCACCGCCGGCGAGCAGCGACGACGACCGCCACGACGTCGTCGAGCGCCTGTCCCTGGCCGGACGACGCCAGAGCACCGCGATGGTGTTGTTCCACCACAACCTCGCCGCCCGCCTCGGACTGAGCGCGACCGACGAGAAGGTCCTCGAGCTGATCACCCGGCACGGATCGCTCACGCCGAAGGAGCTCGCAGCCCGGACCGGACTCGCCCCGGCCTCGATCAGTGCGGTGCTCGACCGGCTGGAGAGCAGGTCGCTCCTGCGGCGGGAGCGCAACGCCGACGACCGGCGCAGCTTCCGCGTCGTCCCCGATCCCGAGCACGTCCGCGCCGTCGGCGCGCTGTTCACCGAGCTGCTGACCGAGCTGGATCAGCTCTACGCGCGGTACTCCACCGAGGACCTGCGCACGGTGCTCGGGTTCGTCGAGGCCGCGACCGGGATCCAGGAACGCGCGGCCCGCAACCTCGGCGAGGAGCGATACTCGAACCGTCCGGGGCGATGA
- a CDS encoding MFS transporter — protein MVDALACFLSAALIASVRVTEEPPRSSVRPSIRRAIGEGLSWTYRHRTLAPPAISTHIWFIANAAALTVFTPLALRDLGLSPWVYGVVLAMAGCGGFVGALLAPRAGRRLGEGTTMLVGRSRPRRRGLVRPSGRSGPGRLRVRTRPGGPEQARLPPSRHPGGDAGPDERDHAFGQPHHGRRRGSGRRGAGRPDRFAADVVARGGGRLGRRGGDRLLTAPWRPARCR, from the coding sequence CTGGTCGACGCGCTCGCCTGCTTCCTCTCCGCGGCGTTGATCGCCTCGGTCCGGGTCACCGAGGAGCCTCCCCGCTCGTCAGTGCGGCCGAGCATCCGGCGTGCGATCGGGGAGGGCCTGAGCTGGACGTACCGGCACCGCACGCTGGCCCCGCCCGCCATCTCGACCCACATCTGGTTCATCGCGAACGCCGCGGCCCTGACCGTGTTCACTCCGCTGGCCCTTCGGGATCTGGGGTTGTCACCGTGGGTCTACGGCGTCGTCCTGGCCATGGCCGGTTGTGGCGGATTCGTCGGTGCGCTGCTCGCTCCCCGGGCAGGCCGCCGGCTGGGCGAGGGGACGACCATGCTCGTCGGTCGCTCTCGTCCCCGACGGCGGGGTCTGGTCCGTCCTTCTGGTCGCAGCGGCCCAGGCCGCCTACGGGTTCGGACTCGGCCTGGAGGACCCGAACAAGCTCGGCTGCCGCCAAGCCGTCACCCCGGCGGGGATGCAGGGCCGGATGAACGCGACCATGCGTTCGGTCAACCGCACCATGGCCGTCGTCGGGGCTCTGGCCGGCGGGGTGCTGGGCGACCGGATCGGTTTGCAGCCGACGTTGTGGCTCGCGGTGGTGGTCGTCTCGGTCGCCGCGGCGGTGATCGCCTTCTCACCGCTCCGTGGCGCCCGGCGCGATGCCGATGA
- a CDS encoding CPBP family intramembrane glutamic endopeptidase, translating to MTSTQTGGQPLSDSGRSARLGPTDLRSIAVFLVLAFGLAWLVTLPLWLGDGLTDPAFLPLATVMMTTPAIAALVVLFVVERPAHKWQSLGLWPLRPLRRLCGYIATGIAVSMALVLVALPIGALLGVYPADFTHFSTFRQALESQLGPDLVPASVGPLITAQLALVPVAALIGVLPALGEEIGWRGWLLPKLMPLGAVPAILVSGVIWGTWHAPVVLLGYNYSDAPGWLGVASMVGMCTVVGAVFGWLRLRSGSVWPAALAHSAFNATGASFLLFAQAGVPIDTTRATILGWSGWIVPLALVALLVATGRFAAPARPDDRDRTSHHG from the coding sequence GTGACCTCGACACAGACCGGCGGGCAGCCCCTGTCGGACAGCGGCCGCAGCGCCCGGCTCGGCCCGACCGATCTGAGATCGATCGCCGTGTTCCTCGTACTGGCGTTCGGCCTCGCCTGGCTCGTCACGCTCCCGCTCTGGCTCGGCGACGGACTCACCGATCCCGCGTTCCTGCCCCTGGCCACGGTCATGATGACGACCCCGGCGATCGCCGCCCTGGTCGTGCTGTTCGTCGTGGAGCGGCCGGCGCACAAGTGGCAGTCGCTCGGCTTGTGGCCGCTGCGACCCCTGCGACGGCTCTGCGGCTACATCGCGACCGGCATCGCCGTGTCCATGGCACTCGTACTCGTCGCGCTGCCGATCGGGGCACTGCTCGGGGTCTACCCGGCCGACTTCACCCACTTCTCCACCTTCCGGCAGGCCCTGGAGTCCCAACTCGGACCCGACCTGGTGCCCGCATCGGTCGGCCCGCTCATCACCGCGCAGCTCGCCCTGGTCCCGGTGGCGGCATTGATCGGCGTGCTCCCGGCGCTGGGCGAGGAGATCGGGTGGCGGGGGTGGCTGCTGCCGAAGCTGATGCCGCTCGGTGCAGTTCCGGCGATCCTGGTCTCCGGCGTCATCTGGGGCACCTGGCATGCCCCGGTCGTCCTGCTCGGATACAACTATTCCGACGCGCCCGGCTGGCTGGGCGTGGCCTCGATGGTCGGTATGTGCACTGTGGTGGGCGCGGTCTTCGGCTGGCTGCGGCTCCGTTCGGGCTCGGTGTGGCCCGCAGCCCTCGCGCACTCCGCGTTCAACGCGACGGGCGCATCGTTCCTCCTGTTCGCCCAGGCCGGAGTTCCCATCGACACCACCCGGGCGACCATCCTCGGCTGGAGCGGCTGGATCGTGCCGCTGGCACTGGTCGCCCTGCTCGTCGCCACCGGACGGTTCGCCGCCCCGGCACGCCCCGATGACCGCGACCGGACGAGCCACCACGGGTGA
- a CDS encoding MFS transporter, with the protein MGGGEVLRVPAFARFWTASTVGAFGSPVTIVAIQILLVMVLDASATEVGVINAVQFLPYLLVGLLAGALVDRWRRKPVLVVANLGRGVLLLVIPALWWFDALSLRGFAAVLFAVGVLSVFGMAATQSLLPSLVPRRSLVDANARLGQSATVAQTSAPRPVAASSAGSVRPSPFWSTRSPASSPRR; encoded by the coding sequence GTGGGCGGCGGCGAGGTCCTGCGGGTCCCCGCGTTCGCCCGGTTCTGGACGGCGAGCACGGTAGGTGCCTTCGGCTCCCCGGTGACGATCGTCGCGATCCAGATCCTGCTGGTCATGGTGCTGGACGCCTCGGCCACCGAGGTGGGAGTGATCAACGCCGTCCAGTTCCTCCCGTACCTGCTCGTCGGCCTGCTGGCCGGTGCGCTCGTCGACCGTTGGCGCCGCAAGCCGGTTCTGGTCGTGGCGAACCTGGGTCGTGGCGTTCTGCTGCTCGTCATCCCGGCGCTCTGGTGGTTCGATGCCCTGTCGCTCCGAGGGTTCGCCGCCGTGCTGTTCGCCGTCGGGGTGCTGTCGGTGTTCGGGATGGCAGCCACCCAATCGCTGCTGCCGTCACTCGTCCCGCGCCGGTCGCTGGTCGACGCCAACGCCCGGCTCGGACAGTCGGCGACGGTGGCCCAGACCTCCGCCCCGCGGCCGGTGGCGGCCTCGTCGGCTGGGTCGGTGCGCCCCTCGCCGTTCTGGTCGACGCGCTCGCCTGCTTCCTCTCCGCGGCGTTGA
- a CDS encoding DUF1330 domain-containing protein has protein sequence MIEIEDRELDVLLAQDPGGPVVMLNLLRFRPDGGRESYQRYVEHLNTGINERYGLQVDYLGEGQRALVAEDGQARDAVVLVRYPSRQAFADMVRDPDYRAGAHLRSAALIESVLQPTTPIRP, from the coding sequence GTGATCGAGATCGAGGACCGGGAACTGGACGTGCTGCTGGCGCAGGACCCCGGCGGGCCGGTGGTGATGCTCAACCTGCTCCGGTTCCGGCCCGACGGAGGACGCGAGAGCTACCAGCGTTACGTCGAGCACCTCAACACCGGCATCAACGAGCGGTACGGACTGCAGGTCGACTACCTCGGCGAGGGCCAGCGTGCGCTCGTGGCCGAGGACGGGCAGGCGCGGGACGCGGTCGTGCTGGTCCGCTACCCCAGCCGGCAGGCGTTCGCAGACATGGTCCGCGACCCCGACTACCGCGCCGGGGCGCACCTGCGCAGTGCCGCGCTGATCGAGTCCGTCCTGCAGCCGACCACACCGATCCGGCCGTGA
- a CDS encoding zinc-binding dehydrogenase: protein MIRSTSVNGADQDRLGGPGSRRFLRTLKRGGSLYPVYFGEFDDEENARLGVTVTSTQVRSNGARLAEIGRLVERGTLRVAIDSTFPLHDARAAHERAARGHIQGKIVLTVG, encoded by the coding sequence GTGATCCGGTCGACGTCGGTGAACGGGGCCGACCAGGACCGGCTCGGGGGACCCGGGAGCAGGCGGTTCCTGCGCACCCTCAAGCGCGGCGGCTCCCTCTACCCGGTGTACTTCGGCGAGTTCGACGACGAGGAGAACGCGCGGCTGGGCGTCACGGTCACCTCCACCCAGGTCCGCTCGAACGGCGCCCGGCTCGCCGAGATCGGACGCCTGGTCGAGCGCGGCACGCTGCGGGTGGCGATCGACAGCACGTTCCCGCTGCACGACGCCCGCGCGGCGCACGAGCGGGCCGCCCGCGGCCACATCCAGGGCAAGATCGTGCTGACCGTCGGGTGA
- a CDS encoding MFS transporter has protein sequence MFRSRSRPTAFATASLAFVVVCGVAGVPAPLYVVYQQAYGISTVALTGAFAVYIVPLLIALLCCGSLSDHVGRRRVAVPALIIGAVACLVLTTVDSALPLIVGRAIQGASVGLALGALGAYVVDLAPPARPGLAGAITSGAPPGGIALGALASGAAVQLAPDGAPVWSFVTAAGLLVVAAGALALLPETAARRPGALRSLRPEVRVPAAARGVFPMVCLVVAATYVLGGFTQALAPSLAAFVLGRDDLFSGAMAVAVYHLAGPAAGLAAARLPAARALTGGAAVLATGAAGFVGAIAIGSFAAYLAAAVVAGAGFGVAFAGAMRVLLARSPAGAHAGTLAAVYLYCYLAAAVASLLAGAAVDVWGLAPVASALCGVVVVMLAVGAVGSARWLRTG, from the coding sequence GTGTTCCGGTCCCGATCCCGCCCGACAGCATTCGCGACGGCGTCGCTGGCCTTCGTGGTGGTCTGCGGCGTCGCCGGGGTGCCGGCGCCGCTCTACGTCGTCTACCAGCAGGCGTACGGCATCTCGACGGTCGCGCTCACCGGTGCGTTCGCCGTCTACATCGTGCCGCTGCTGATCGCCCTGCTGTGCTGCGGCAGCCTGTCCGACCACGTGGGCAGGCGTCGGGTTGCGGTGCCCGCGCTGATCATCGGCGCGGTGGCCTGCCTGGTCCTCACGACCGTGGACTCGGCGCTGCCGCTGATCGTCGGGCGGGCGATCCAGGGCGCGTCGGTGGGGCTCGCGCTCGGCGCGCTCGGCGCCTACGTCGTCGATCTGGCGCCCCCGGCGCGCCCCGGGCTGGCCGGGGCGATCACCAGCGGCGCGCCGCCGGGCGGCATCGCGCTCGGGGCGCTCGCCTCCGGAGCCGCGGTGCAGCTCGCACCGGACGGCGCGCCCGTCTGGTCGTTCGTCACCGCGGCGGGACTGCTGGTCGTGGCCGCCGGGGCGCTCGCCCTGCTGCCGGAGACGGCGGCCCGGCGCCCCGGTGCGCTGCGCTCGCTGCGGCCGGAGGTCCGGGTGCCCGCGGCCGCGCGCGGGGTGTTCCCGATGGTGTGCCTCGTCGTCGCGGCGACCTATGTCCTCGGCGGGTTCACCCAGGCGCTGGCGCCATCGCTGGCCGCCTTCGTGCTGGGCCGCGACGACCTGTTCAGCGGTGCGATGGCCGTCGCCGTATATCATCTCGCCGGCCCGGCGGCGGGGCTCGCGGCCGCCCGGCTGCCCGCCGCCCGCGCACTGACCGGCGGGGCCGCCGTGCTGGCAACGGGCGCGGCCGGGTTCGTCGGGGCGATCGCCATCGGGAGCTTCGCCGCGTACCTCGCCGCCGCGGTCGTGGCCGGGGCCGGGTTCGGTGTCGCGTTCGCCGGTGCGATGCGGGTGCTGCTCGCCCGGAGCCCGGCGGGCGCGCACGCCGGTACTCTCGCCGCGGTCTACCTGTACTGCTACCTCGCGGCCGCCGTCGCGAGCCTGCTGGCCGGGGCCGCGGTCGACGTGTGGGGCCTGGCGCCGGTGGCGTCGGCGCTGTGCGGGGTGGTCGTGGTGATGCTCGCCGTGGGTGCCGTCGGGTCCGCGCGCTGGCTGCGCACCGGATGA
- a CDS encoding VOC family protein: MAFLQLTAIVVDDYDEAIAFFTGPLGFDLVEDSPARTDDGRPKRWVVVRPPGAETGILLARADGERQVAAIGNQHAGRVGFFLRDDDFDGRYRHMRASGVEFLTEPRTEPYGRVVVLRDVAGNRWDLLGPADPA; this comes from the coding sequence ATGGCGTTCCTCCAGCTGACCGCGATCGTCGTCGACGACTACGACGAGGCCATCGCCTTCTTCACCGGCCCCCTCGGGTTCGACCTGGTGGAGGACTCCCCGGCCCGCACCGACGACGGCCGGCCCAAGCGATGGGTCGTCGTCCGTCCACCGGGTGCCGAGACGGGGATCCTGCTCGCCCGGGCCGACGGGGAGCGCCAGGTCGCGGCGATCGGGAACCAGCACGCCGGGCGGGTCGGCTTCTTCCTCCGGGACGACGACTTCGACGGCCGGTACCGACACATGCGGGCGTCCGGGGTCGAGTTCCTGACCGAGCCCCGGACGGAGCCCTACGGACGCGTCGTCGTGCTCCGTGACGTCGCCGGTAACCGCTGGGACCTGCTCGGCCCGGCGGATCCGGCCTGA